The segment GTGAAGATTCAATTACCGACCCCCTTACCCCAGAAGAGCAACTTAATGGAACCAAGGAATTATTGGCAAACGTAGAGACAGCCTATCCTAATGAAATAGGAAAAGTTCAAAACGTATATTTTGCAGGTGAGAAATTACCAGTAGAGGAAATAGATGGTGAGTACATCTATGAGGGAGACATCCTTTTACCTGCAGATATGTTGTCATCAAAAGAAGTAAAACTTGTATATGAAAAGGGTGAAACGCCCCCTGCACAAAAAAGTGTAGGTAGAACTTCCGCCAGGTGGCCTAACAATACTGTTTACTATTCAATAGATAGTAATCTTTCCAGTAAAAATCGAGTCACAGACGCTATAAGCCACTGGGAAGCTAATACTTCTTTAAAATTTGTACAAAGAACCTCGCAATCCAACTACATTTATTTTACTACTAGTTCTGGCTGTTCCTCTTATATAGGAATGATTGGAGGCAGGCAAAATATCACTCTTGCCAGCAGCTGTAGTACAGGAAGTACAATCCACGAAATTGGTCATGCAGTAGGTCTTTGGCACGAACAGAGCCGCGCCGATAGGGATAACCATATAAAAATCCTTTATAACAACATCCAGAGTGGAAGAGAGCATAATTTTATGACTTATGCTGAAAGTGGGTTTGATGGCAAAGAATTTACCAGCAGCCTTGACTTGGGATCTATTATGATGTATGGCCCTTATTCTTTTTCAAGTAATGGTCAACCTACTATTACAAAGACTAATGGTAGTACCTATACTATACAGAGAACTTCTTTGTCTACAGGTGACAAGCAGGGAATTAATAGTATGTATTCCTCCACCTCAACTACTTCACCTCAATATGTAGATGGAGAACGTTATATCATTCACGGTTTAACTGTAACTTATAAGGCTGGAGAATGGTGGTACTACTCAAGGATCTATGGATGGTGTGAAGTAGAATACCGCAATGGCAACTGGTACTAC is part of the Antarcticibacterium sp. 1MA-6-2 genome and harbors:
- a CDS encoding M12 family metallopeptidase — translated: MANVETAYPNEIGKVQNVYFAGEKLPVEEIDGEYIYEGDILLPADMLSSKEVKLVYEKGETPPAQKSVGRTSARWPNNTVYYSIDSNLSSKNRVTDAISHWEANTSLKFVQRTSQSNYIYFTTSSGCSSYIGMIGGRQNITLASSCSTGSTIHEIGHAVGLWHEQSRADRDNHIKILYNNIQSGREHNFMTYAESGFDGKEFTSSLDLGSIMMYGPYSFSSNGQPTITKTNGSTYTIQRTSLSTGDKQGINSMYSSTSTTSPQYVDGERYIIHGLTVTYKAGEWWYYSRIYGWCEVEYRNGNWYYAR